The Spiribacter roseus genome includes the window ATGACCAGCGAGCCCGAGTCGGACGAGGTCACAAAGAAGACGATCACCAGAAAGATGGCGAGGCTCGAGGTGATCAGCCCCAGCGGCAGATTCGAGAGCATCTCAAAGAGCTGCAGATCGCCACTCGCCTCGGAGACGCTCTCCAGCCCCTTGTTGACCACCTGGTCAATGGCGGTACCACCCAGTGCCGTCATCCACAGCACCGAGATCAGCGTGGGAATGACCAGCACCGCGATCAGGAATTCGCGCACCGTGCGGCCGCGGCTGACCCGGGCGATGAACATGCCGACGAACGGCGACCAGGAAATCCACCAGGCCCAGTAGAACGACGTCCACCCCTGGGAGAAGTTCGTGTCCTCGCGGCCGATCGGGTTGGAAAGCGGGATGACGTTCTTGGCATACGAGAACAGATACTCGAAAAAGCCGGTGGCGATCGCCAGCGTCGGTCCCGCCACGATCACGAACAGCAGCAGCAGGCCGGCAAGCCCCATATTGAGCTGCGAGAGCCGCTGCACCCCCTTGTCGACGCCCAGCGTCACCGAGCCCAGGGCGATGATGGTGATACCGATGATCAGCAGCACCATCGTGGTATCACCGGAGGGAATGCCAAACAGGTAACCCAGACCGACGGTCGCCTGCTGGGCACCCAGCCCCAGCGATGTCGCCAGTCCGAACAGGGTCGCGAACACGGCGATCACGTCGATCACATGCCCCGGCCAGCCCCAGACGCGCTCGCCGAGGATCGGGTAGAACACCGAGCGCATGGTCAGCGGCAGGCCCTTGTTGAACGAGAACAGTGCCAGCGCCAGCGCCACCACGGCGTAGATACCCCAGGGGTGCAGCCCCCAGTGGAAAATCGTTGCCGCCATACCCAGCGAAATGGCGGCGTTCTGATCGCCAGCCGCCGCGCCCAGGGGGGCCCAGTCGGTGCGGACGCCGCCTTCCATGCTGGTGCCCCCCATGGAGGTGCCGAAGTGCGAAAGCGGCTCGGAGACGCCGAAGTACATCAGGCCGATGCCCATGC containing:
- a CDS encoding BCCT family transporter; the protein is MSDENLDEQKSTGVPAPEGPSGLIDTDYVIGQDNIAGNRFGLEVDLHGKVFTFSGLIILAFVIITLALQNEVGPVFEATRVWLTQNLAWFFLGGANIFVLVALGLIFTPLANVRLGGAHATPDFSYAGWFAMLFAAGMGIGLMYFGVSEPLSHFGTSMGGTSMEGGVRTDWAPLGAAAGDQNAAISLGMAATIFHWGLHPWGIYAVVALALALFSFNKGLPLTMRSVFYPILGERVWGWPGHVIDVIAVFATLFGLATSLGLGAQQATVGLGYLFGIPSGDTTMVLLIIGITIIALGSVTLGVDKGVQRLSQLNMGLAGLLLLFVIVAGPTLAIATGFFEYLFSYAKNVIPLSNPIGREDTNFSQGWTSFYWAWWISWSPFVGMFIARVSRGRTVREFLIAVLVIPTLISVLWMTALGGTAIDQVVNKGLESVSEASGDLQLFEMLSNLPLGLITSSLAIFLVIVFFVTSSDSGSLVIDAITAGGKVDSPKPQRMFWAIIEGAIAIALLLGGGLSALQAMALSAGFPLTLVLLVACYSIIRGLMSEPRAA